The region TCTTTTCATTatttgcttcatatttactgagTGAATGTCCATGACCTCCTTGTGTTTCAGTGCCTGTTTTGCTAATGCGTCCACAATTAAATTCCCCTCTGTGAATTGTTATCCACATAAATATGAtcacaatattcatatttttaaatctgcaCAGAGTTTCATATATCTCATTAACTATATCCTGCCTGCTGTGAGATGTAAATGACTGCAGTGACATTAATGCAGAACACCAATCTGTACACAGAATAACCTCTTTAACTTGTAACTCTTCTGTCCACTATAATGCTGTTGCAATTGCAACTGTGTAATCTGAAAAATGatcttattttcttcttttaacagAAGCTTGTGAGGCTGGTAAACTAAATGCAAATCATGTGTTCCCTGTATTAGGATCCTTGGATCCATCTGCATATACTAGTACTGGCCTTTGAATTGGGGCACAGCttttatcttttctgtttggagagCAAACAACATGATTTTATCATCAGTTCTCTGTTATGTAGAAAGAGAGGAGTGATTATTAGATCTTTGTGAGTCATGCAGGTTTTCAGGtctataagaaaaaaaacccataaaatcTTGTTCATAATgctttgattacattttttatttttcatttttcttgatattaaatatattcaaCACAATATCACCCCCAAGCTGATTGCTAATAGTGATAGATTCAAACACTGTGGCCACAGCATGGGGGACGATGACTGCTTCCGCCCACACAGGAAAACCAAAGAAATGCATCATCCAACTTCATTGTTTCCATTTGGACGGAGGCCGTAACCTACAGCTTGTTTAAGCAAATTAAACTCAGTCATAGGTGGTCACATAATATCTTCCTTTTCATCCACAAGcttcttttttaatcttttatccTGAGCAACCTATTTTTCAACTGAATTTTACTCAAGACTACAACTGCTGGTTTACAGATGTACGACAGCACCGAATAACGTTTATTCATCAACAACATACAAACTGACATTTGACACTTATAATTCATACAGCAcagtcatacagtatatgttaaaTGACATGTTTTTGCTGCTTGGAGTGATTAGATGATTAGTATATCTCGAAAGAAGCCACAGTTGCAACTTTGACATGCTCAAGAAAGTACACACCGAAGAGCTGACGCAGCGTCAGGGTTCAGTCTTTGTGGCATGCTGTGAACTTCTCTCTACGTGGTCACTCATGATCAAGCAGTGCTGTGTAAGTTTGGTGTCAAGGGTTAGAGGGCTCTACACCCGTGTTGCCTGCTTGTTCAGACCACATCCTTAGCGCATGCTGCATTCAcgttctgtatttttcttttttcaaaattaCATGCATATATGGATTCTACTCTATTATTAATTCAACTTTTTATGGACGATATGTTTACCAATTTTACTTCGACAGGTGATGTGGCTGTAGTGTGAATGATCCTCCAACAAAGAGCTGTCAATGTGTGTTGTGACACAAAAAGTGGAAATTGTGGAGGTAACCACGCACTTGAATGGTGCTTTTCTAACTGCAATATGCACCATGTGCCATTGATTCACAAAAGTAGAGCTCTTAAAGTTACATGATCATCAGGAATATTTCAGCAGTAAAGAGCAATGAAGaatttgtttctctgtctccctATTTGTCAACCAAACAACTGTGCAGTGGACACACGTTTCTATAtaagacagtcagtcagacatgTATTGTCTTGGTGGGGTATAGGTTTTGTCTCCTCTTGAGGTGATTTTGTGAGGCGGAGCGGAGCAAGACAGGGACAATATCCCTGGGAcctgctgctcctcttcctcatctgaTACAGCTCTCGTAGCAATGGGCTTCAGAAGCGGAGCTCCAGGATGAGATGAATGCATTGGCAGGAAATTTTGGGGAAGGACAAGGGGAGTGAGGAGACCAGAACTTGTGCTACTGGATGAGTTTGGAAATGAATAGCCTCTCATGGTATGGAGAGCATATGCAGGTATGAAAACAGGGTGATGCAGGTGGTGGCCAGATGCAACAGATGGGTCTCTACCCCTCCAGTAGTAGTCCCTTTGCAGGGACGGGTGGTGGGCGCTAATGCCTGTGATGGGCTGTGTGCTGCTGGGGACATGGGGTTGCAGTTGGTTGCTCTGGTGAGCAGTGTAGGCTGCAGGGTTGAGCAGGCCAAAGTGAACCTTGATGGCCATTAATTCAGCATTAAGCCTggtattttcttctttcagggTCATGAGATGGGTCTCCAACATGTAGTCAttcatcctcctcttttccCGTGACCGCTTGGCTGCCTCATTGTTCTTACGACGTTTCTCCCAGTAGAGGCCATCCTTCTTCTCTTCAGGTATGAACTCCCTTTTACGTCGGGGTCCCTTCTGTATCAGTACATTTTCCACATGTAAAACATGGCTGTCTTGGCCTCCGTGACAAGGCAAGGACTGGGACTCCATGGTAGATTAAAAACCTGGTAAAAAACCAACAGAGACCTGaaatcaagacaaaaaaagagtttaGTCATGTGCGGGAGGTTGAGTGATACTGGTACTTCCTTGTATGGAAGGaatttttttcactgaaagaaCTGTAGTATTTCTGAAGTGTCTTTTACATGTATCAGTGTGCTCCAAAGTCCACAGCTGTGGACCTATTGGGGAAATATGAAAAGTTAACAATAGGTGATTTTCATATCAAGAGGTTGTTTCATTATAAGAACCGCAAAGAACTGAGTGGGTGTTGAATGtcaattttaaatgtaattgtgTTTGCTCAGATTATTAAAAACTCTATTAAACTGCACATTATGGAAGTATATTAAACAGTATTTACCTTGACTTGTGCTATGTTCTCTAGTAAATATACTTTGATCCACTTATAGGTTAGTTGTAGCCCTGTAAAATCTGTCCATCTCTTGTCATTCTAGCACATAAGCAGCGGCAAGTAAGGCTActcatatattgtttttttttcctatgaGAAGCTGCAGAGACTAATACAGCACACTCAGTTGCTCCTAACTCTGTCTAGCACCTACAGAACCCAAACCCCCTCTTCATGACCTAATCTCACCACCTACCTGTTGGTTCGACCACATGAGAAAATGTGATGGGAAAGATTAAATAGACAATAAAGAACGTGGACTTGTGTGTTTGCTGATAAATATGTGGCCATATgcatttacataaaacaaaagctgCAATAGCTACTTCACTGATCTGCACCATGGCTTGGTTAATCTAAGGTTAGTCAGGCTGTAGGTTTACTGTTGACATTTGAAATATAAAGTTAACTCCAAATGATAGAGATACCTCTCTGTTACTGTTTttacaaagtaaacaaaaagtaaaaatgaaagacaTCTCTTGGTATTGCAGAATTGCATTTGGCACATGTTTTTCTGTGGCCAGAAAGTTTCTCTTTTAAACAGCATTTAGTTCAGTTGGGTGGGGGAGGTGATTAACTGAGCTTTTCATGTTGAAATCACCATCTTTTCAACATCAGCGCGGATTTAAAGAAAGCATTCATTCTTTAGTTCAGTTTGATTTGTGTTTCTCACTTTATCTCCCCCATCTGCATCTTTGATTGACTTGTCCACCTAGTCACCACTTCCccttctccatctctttcatCTGCTTGCCTCACTTCATTCTTGCTCACTGTGGGGAAGGAGAGGCAAGCCAGCGAGAGTTTGTCCGTTTCTTTGTATAAGGCAGAGGTCAAAGAACAAACAGGAAGATATGTTGAATAAACAATTGTGACGGGAATGCTGGCAGCTTTTATTAAATTATCTTTCACTCGCGTGGGTTTGTGGGTGGTTTCAATGAAAGCTGTGCAAGTAGGATGAACATAGTGTTGAAACCACAGCCAGCCCCCTCTACGTGCAATCATACGCAGgaacacacacaggtttacacacacactgagcttaCACACGCGCCTTTTAACTCAATGATGTTTCCCTCACACCTTATTCTTGCAAACAAGATAGTAACTGATAAGTTCATTTCTAATTAGATGTCACAAGTGTTTTATTCTAGCAGTTGCATTTGACACTTTGAGCTTTGAGCTGCAAAATAAGCTCAGAATTTCACACATGACACTTAGGGAACTTGACTCTCAGCACAAACCATAACTTCACAGTTGATTACCTCAAAAATTATCATGCAGCGTCCTGTTTAGTTGTGAgttctcatttttatttctgtcattcacacTAAGAGCAACTTCTCTGTATATTCACTGACCTTACAGTCATATTTTGATGTGCCAGTCACAGTGAGCCAGGAGCATCAAAAGTAAAGTTTCAAAGAGGCCATGCATCCTCTGTGTGGTGGTGAGAACACACACCAGGTTAAAAATATTCAAGCCTGTGCCCAGCAAGAATGTAAACCCTAAAGCCCATATTGTgttggtaaatgtgtgtgagaACATGCACACCTGCATACTTGTGTGTAACACAAAGACAGGGCGTTGTGTACTCTGTGCAAACAAACCCCAAAAAAGCAACAGCAGGAAGAGAGAACACAATAATCATACAGGGAGAcactgagaaagagaaaataaaaaaagagatggTTCCTGAGTGAAATCTCTCATGAGGCCAAGCTTGCTCACTACTCTGCTGCACATTTGCACCTGTTTCTTATTGACTAATTATAGCCAGCCTGCTTTTTAGTAAGGAACTATCAAACTTCTTCTTTTGGTGTCTATCCGTTTTCTCATACTCCAACATCTGTTGTTGTGTCGCTGGGCGTCATGCCAGTCATTTTCAAAATATCTACCcataggaggaaaaaaattgGCTAGTCTTTATTCTGTGGTTTTCCACCTCGGTGTTCATGTCTCTTGTAAACTGCCATCAGGGAAATTAGAGTGAATGAATGCTCTCTTGAGGGAATAAAGTATTTGCCACAGTTCTTAGCTTGAATTGCCCGTTAACGCATAAATTCCTTGAAGGGCAGTGCTAAAAACTCATAGGATCAGGCCCTCACTTACTCCTTGTATATTGTAAACGGAAAGCAACATAAGAAACATAACATTCaccttttttaaattactgACTCTACACGGAAATGTAACTATTTCAAATATTCTCAAACTCTATACAGAGTATAAGCAATCAGTGTTATGGTGTAATAAGGGATAAATAGTCAATATCTTTGTTTACACACAGAATAGATATGAGGCTTTACTTGAATTCCAAGTAGGTCTAATTCTCAGGTCAAATGAGATTTATTTACACTAGTGTAGAACAAGAGCTTAAGTTTCTTTCAGTTTGACACATATGAGTGACTGCTGCACCCAACACAATGATAGTTATTTCTCATGTGGTGTTTGTAGCTCATCACAGTCTCAGACTTCCTACATGTTTGTTGTGCAATCTGGAccaaataaataatgcaaaaatatttccctttgaCAATTCACACTGGGTGACCAAAAGAATAGAAACACCAGTACGATGCAGGGTAATATGAAAGCCTGGAAATAAAATACCACcttatttaaaatgttcttatatCTCTTAATATGTTGATTCAACTCTACTTTTGTGTGGGACGCTGATGTATCGAAAGGTGTTTCTGTTCACCTCACAGACGTATATGcaggacagaaagaaacagcTCACAATACACCACAATCCAAAACAACACCACAATCAAAAGCTCTGACAGTGACAGAAGCTCAACGTATAAACTTTACAAAGGATTTATTGCAGCACAGTTACATTACAGTGATCAAGTGTACTTTTATTATCACACACTAAAAATGTATACTAATCAATTTTAATTCTACAATTTAAATGACAAACTTTTGTCTCTAGGCCATAAAAAATATCCAATTACTATCTTATTTTTGGATAATCAAGGTATACATTAATTTCCATATGATTTAGATAATCTGAGCTCATGTGCCATATGTAATTCAGAACAATCAATGATTTAAAGGCCATTAGAATCACACTTTCTCATCTTAATTCCTCTCACATCACAAATATTTACAACTTTAGTAAAATGACCAGATAACAAAATAACCTTTCAGGCTTCCATATTGcaaataaatatgagataaatttgattatatgtatataaaacacaaaccaCTGAAGAGTTTAGTAAATTTAGTTACCTCTTTGgcaaaattataaaaataattatgattattttactgCAAGAAGACTTAAACTCTATTGTTTAAGTCAACTGTTTTGActtaaaaaatagaaacacatcGTGTGCAAAACTGTCTACGCTATCTTGCAGATAAGATACAATGCAGTaacacttcctcttcctcaaaCAATCCTTACAagataatttacatttttaggtATGTCTGACTAGAATGATATTTTTAATCACATATATAAAATACGAACATTTAAAAAGCACGGTTACTTATTCCTGTATTTTGGCAAAATAAGTTAATTAGAATTCCAAAGTTTACTGAGTTTGCGATCTATATCAAAGCATGCAGCACTATGTTATGACTTGATGAGCACGAGTTAATAGTAGCGTATGTGTAAAACCATCTCTTCTTTGGTCACTAACACTTTAACCATTTCCTCCCCTGTGTCCATTTTCTGTTAGCATGCACAGTCCAAACCACTTTAGATGTGAAAATTAGCTCATGGCCTTACCTTCGACTGTTGTGTGTGCAAAAGTCCACTGCTGCTGAGGTGCCAACGATCTAATTCACAGATATCTCATCCTCATCCGGTACTTAAACAACTTGGTGGCAATGTACTGAACCCTCCTTTGAGTCTGAGTCATGTGATTGACTGCTTACTACATAAGCAGAGGGGGGTCCATAATGTCTTGCTGCTTTGAGCCCTACCCTCTCACCTTTGTGTATCTTTGCTTTCGTCTGACTCTTTGTGTTGCTTTCCTGTCTTTAATTCTGACTGTCCACCTCTACTGTCATATGAAAACTGTTTGACTGCTCCCCCTTGATCTTGATGGTGTTGTGGTGTTGGTGGCTTGCCCAGACAGTGGTCTCCCCTGTATAAAGCTGCTAGCAAGATATATCTGGTGTATTGTATACTGAAATTACACTGGAATTTGCATTTAAGTCCTTACACAGCATTATTTAATTCTTCAAGCAAATCCCTGCAATGTGTTATTGTCTTTGCATcgtttttctgtgttgtttgcTGCACTTTAGCTGCATTATTGAACTACATGTTTCATCCAAagagatattttacattttaggcaCTTgaagtttttttctgtatgagTGTTAAATAAATCTTTGGCACCTCAGATTCtcagaaaaaagagaagtgtCTGGTTTTTGAAGTTGAGACTATGTGTCTGCCCATTTAATATCCTCACACTGATCTGCTTTTTGCAGGTAAATATTGGACCACTTGTGATATTGTACATTATATTAGGACACATTTGTAATTGCAATTATAACACCTGCTTTTGTCATGACTGGAAATTCTTTGTCAACCCACATTTCTATGTATAGACTTTGTCACATGTAGACAagttttttgtttcctgttgtgATGTGCTTAAAGAcgttattgttaaaaaaaaaaaaatccaccagaGGACCACAAAAATGCTCTACTGTTTGTCATATGAGAGAGGACACAGTCGAACTTGTAGATGTCTTCCAAAGTTGAATTTGAGGGTATTCAGACGAGACATCTATATGTGTTCAGACATCGTCTCAATCTAAATGTCAGTTGTTTCCATCAGATGGATAAAACTGTGACAAAGTCCTCATataaaaaacagcagagtgcacaaacatttaaattgaaCATCATATTACATGAACCTGTTTTAAACAAAGTGTGGAAAGAATTTGACTGTATGACTCAGAGTTGACAAATTAGTGGACTGACATTTTGCAACCATGacacaattattttgttttgatgttggtTTTTAAAAGTGAGCCATGAAATCAGACAAAATCTTCCAGACattttttatgctttattgCAAAACTCCCAGAGTAGCAGAAAACATTAagtaaatatttctgtttaaatcagtgaaaacacactgacaacatgTTCTTTTACGAATGTTTGTGCgtataatataaaatgtttagCTCCTTATTCatacacattacattacatgacGTCACATTAATGCACCAGAtcatgttaaaaacaaatttatattCCAGCACATATATTTCCTTTACTTTGACATCAGTGTAAATCttatatgaatgtaattaaCGGTGTTTAGTTGATTGAATGTACAGTAGTTGTTTTACCttacaagaaaaaatacatagaGGCAACATGCTAAAGAGGCtgaattgattttattatttttatttaggaAACATAAGCCTGCTGGTTTGAGTTGAACATCACCATTTACAGCATCCTGACACCAATGTTGGGTTGTAGCTCCCTCTGCTGGTCGCTTGGGGAACATGTGCTGAAAGACTGTGTGGGACCACCTGTCACTGCACATTAAGTCAAAGATGAAATGATGACCAGCAGcaataaatcagttttttaaACAATTCTTTGTATCAACAGcaataattgtaaaaaaattAAACGTGACCAACTCAGGAAACTGAACTTGGAAATTGTTTTGCAAAAACTCTAATAAGGCCTGCAGAGCGGATAAATGTAGTTGGCTTGCAATAATTCATTAgcctggacttttttttttattttaataacaatgCAAGGGAATAGAGAAGAGATATTTAAGATGGATATTTCCTCCGGTGCATGCAGAAAACTGAGAGCTTTTAGATGGTTAAACCACGatggtgttgctgctgctgctttaattaaaatacaaGCATGAACAAACTTGTTTTGGATCATCATGGCGCTTcttaaggaagaaaaaaaagttgtaatttttgtaTGTGAACCTCATTGTCATTTGGGTTACTGTGGTTGTAAACGATTTTCTATGAGTCAGCCTCAGATTTCCCAACTTTTGCAGGAATTTCTTTGCAGACAGTTGAGACGTAAGCTTTTGACATTTTCGTTGAGGGAGGGACATCCCACAGGTTTTCCTTAAACGCATTCAAACATTGAGTTTTTGGTTCTGatgttaaacaaaacaaaatgagtaCAGAAGTTGCAGATCTGTGTACGCAGACGCAGTTGGAAGATGACAGAGCTGCAAGCCGACAAATAAATGGTTCAACGTTTGGTTTTCCATTGAATCAAAGTGTGCAGGGAAATCACGCAGTGGGGATAGAGGGGGAATACCAGGTCGAAATGCACCCAGTTTCGTTGCCTCAGTCGCCGCTGCTTCACACCGCAGATAAACGGTCACAATCCACAATTTCAATTCAACACAATTCATCTTCAACCTGCTATACGTTCAAACTGAACCCCTCGTTTGATTACAGTCCCAAATCATGGCAAACAAAGACCTGAAATGACTTTTTGCATATTCAGCTGCTATTTTAATGTCATAATATAAtttaacaaacatataaaaacaggctatattgttattgttataacGTTTTAGTGGATCCCAGACAGCAACGTAACTGCTGTTTCCTTTCATTTGAAGCCACAGAAAATCAGACAGTAATACCACAGTAAAGGCTGCATTCAGATACCTCCTCTACATCATCTATACATACTatctttcatttaatttcaaatatacaaatatagtCTGCTGTTAAAATACTGTTCTGAAAATAATATTGGCATTATGATCAAATAGCACTTTAGGCTTGTTTACGTGTTATCAAATTAATAAGTCTTGTTTGTAGGCAATAGgcaaaaagcaaacatttaaaataatcagcagcagTAATTTTTTCCCATAACATCAGTGCAGCATCAACAGTGggctctgctttgttttttcgGTTTATAATAAACGTGACAGTCAAACTGTCCTGTTAGCGTCCATCAGGACTGAGGTGCATCCTGAGTGGAGACAGCCCTGCTGGTGCGCTGCCAAATGGGCTCTTAAATGCCCTTTGAATGTCTGCCTCCATACCAAGACCCTGACCCTGTCTCTCCTGTACGTAGAGAGGCAGGCCGGGGTAGACAGCCGGAGGGGCCAGGTAGGAGGACCGCCAGGGCAGCAGAAGATTGTTACACAGTGCCGTGTGATTCAGATGTGGCACCAGCCAATTCTGAGGTGGGTATGAGAGGGCGGAGGCCTGGTGGAGTGAGCCAGGTGAGGGCAGAAATGCTTGGATGTAAGGGGTGGGATGGGAAGGTGAATCGATGGAGTTGGGAATGTCATCGCTGGAGGAGACCTGCCTCTGGGTATCCATCTCTGCCTCCGCTGACCTCCCGCCCTCCAAACCTGCCCGGGGAGAGAGGACGCGGCCTGGCACAGACAGGGGAAAGACACCTTGCTGTGTGGCACACTTACCAGGAAGAAGACCACCGTGAGGACTTTGTGGATCAAAACCattaccaacacctctaaaacaAGAGACCTTGCTCTCAAAGGGGTGGCTACCTGTTTCTTGTTGCCTCACATGGGCTGGGTTGCTCCTGCTGTTGCCCCAGAGCCCTGCCTGGAGGGAGGCAGCCGGTCTAGGTGACAAGGACAAAGTAGAGGCTGCAGGTTTGCTCTTTTCTGCACTCAGGCTGCTGTGATACTGAAGGCTGAGCACCTGAGCCCGCAGCTGTGTGTTCTCCTCACTCAGAGCCAGCAGCTGACTCTCCAGCATCAGGTCGTTCagtctcctcttctccctgGACCTTTTAGCTGCCTCGTTGTTCTTGCGTCGCTTGTCCCAATAGATGTTATCTTTCTTGTCGGCTGGGACCATCTCCCTCCTGCGGCGCGTTACGGTGCTTACGTGGCTGCTGCACGTCCGTAGACGCAGGAGACGTCGACTCAACAGGGGGGACCGTGACACGGGTAAGAGGAGTCCAGGGTCTGGATCAAGCTCCACGTAGGCACTGCTCTCCACTGAGGAGGAGGGCTGGCAGGGAGTGGTAGCCCCAGGACCGTCAGGGCTTCTCGGGGTTGACATGGCACTAGACTGGGGGGGGGgattacaattaaaatatatcGCTTTTTTCTGTGATGTTTAATACTATATATAATACTAAAGCCCTAATGTTCAATATAAGTAAACTGTTGCGTGTATAGGTTACTTTTAAATAAAGGTGCTTGATGGAAACATTGAACTTTCAATTCCGCATTATTTGACAGCAGTAGTTACTTATTCAGATGTTACACGTAATTGTCTACATTACAACATCAATCATTCTTTTATGCAACAGTGAAtacatcattaataataattcaacattGCTACATGAAAGATGTTTGTTACCGCACAAcaagcttgttttgtttttacttcctCACATTGTGCTTAtaatacttttatatttttactggAATAAAAATCTCGATGCAGGatttacttgtaatggaatTGTTTGCATTGTGATTTGGTATTGGATCTGAAAACGCCTTCCACCAATTAAAATCATGCTTTTGGTTTACAGCAAAGTAAAGCGAAGTGTTCGCTTTGGTCTTTCCTGTAGCCGGCGTTTTTGTAGGCTGTATGGTCTTAAGATGTACTtaaacaaattattaaaaatcaaacttagTAGCCTTTAAGTAGGCTACTGGATAACACTGATGCTTCGTCTCCCATTAACAAAGGTCAACATAGCGTTTAGACAATGTTATAATGTAAAACTCGCCGCACTGACCTGACTGAAATGATGACACCTGTGTGATGACCTGGAAGACACGATCAGCTGAGAGAGAGTTTGTTGTAATTCTGCAACACGCACAGAAACGTACAGCGTTAGACACTCAGACACACTCTTTAATGGTAtttatcagtgtgtgaatgCTAAACGTTTTCCCGGAGACGTCTGCGCTTACCTGTCATTCACAATCAGCGGTGCTGAAGAGAGCCGAGCTGCTGAGTGGCGCAAACATATACTGTACGCACGCAGCCAATAGCGTTGTGTCATCGCACTGTCTGTTGAAAGCTGTGGAAACAGATCAGGCACCTTCACTTGGAGAGAAATGTGGTCGCGTTCAAACCAACAGGTGCTACTGCAATGAGTCACATTGGATCAGCTGCCCTACTTAATGTGCTTGTTAAGTTACTGCACATCGATTATCAGCACATTGCGTGCAGAACACTGAACCTATACATAGTCATGTTCAATAAGAATAATTTTTATATAGATATAGCTGACTTTACACAGGTGTGTGTATTAAAACGTCAAGATGAAAATGTATCGATTggtaattattaaaaatatcaaatttaatAGCTTGTAAACaaaattagaataaaatcataaaaataaagtagaaaatacaaaaatacaaactcaGAACATAAATAGAAAAATCACGTAAAAGCTGCATTAACCCATGACATCCTCCACAGTTAGTTTCAGTAAATCTACTATGTTTATTGCTCAGCATGGAAACTCAATATATATTTCCTCTCTTCAGATGGAATAAGtggaaacaaaaaatattgtgCCACCTTTCTTTTCCATGCACTTTTTCCAACTGGCTGGGGAACATGTTGCTGGATATGAAGGCCCTCTGCCCATCTGGTAGTTTTGTTTCTCTAACTCATTCCTCCCTGAAGCATACAGCACttattactgtatatgtcccctgtaaataataaactttatgGAGGGATTATGAATTGGTCCGCCCATCTGTTTGTCCATCCCCATGTCAAGGTTTATAAGATGCTACCAATGCTTGAAGGTTATGTGTTGCATTACTgcttttttacacattttctaAATTAGACATAGAAGTAGTCACTGTTGGTCAAACATAATGCACACATCTTTGACTAATTTgattaaatttgtatttaattatCTTTATTGTTTCAAAGCTTTTAGAATTTTAAACAATAACAaggatttttaattttatttcatcgGTTCATTGCCTATTTTGTGAGGGGACTTAATAGGGCTCACTGGGAAAAACTCCTGGTTTGCTACTTCCATGTCGGCTGTTATCTATACACCACATGGTCTGTCCCACAACGCTCTGGTTGGTCGAATCAAAACTTCAGAGAGACTATATGTTGGCAATAATAATACTGTCAGCCTCACCTATATATGGACATTAATGCTAACATGTTATGCTAAATGTTATCATGTTAACATGTGCTCGTGTTAACAAGCTGCTAAAGCCATGCACTCAGtaacaaacatcacattttctcCACTTAATGCTAAAAATCTCTAAATTTTTTATAAATTCAGCAATTTTTGCTGAGTAATACAGTGTAATGAGCAATACAGCGTCACAAGGGTGCTAGTTTGGTCATATTTATTTACTCTTGTTAAAATATTGACAGGTCTAATGGCTCTGTATGCCGATTGTGTTCACATCTTAAAAAAATGGCAATAAGGGTGCCAATTTCAAATTGAAACCAGGCTAGTTGTGTGGTTCACTTTACACATAGTCATATCTGAGACTGGCAGTTAATTTCTTGCAATAAACCTTAAAAAATTGCATTCATACCCACCAAACCAATTACCATTGAGTGCACCCTTGGATGGCAAATAAGCTTCTGGGATCTTTATGTGTCGTCCATCATTTAATTCTTTAATTTGAGTTCATGCAGTAATTCCACTGATGCACTATGACGATGAATTATCATAGCAGCAATGATTCTGGCCTTAAGGCATGGCCCTCCAAACGCC is a window of Thunnus thynnus chromosome 8, fThuThy2.1, whole genome shotgun sequence DNA encoding:
- the nfil3-4 gene encoding nuclear factor, interleukin 3 regulated, member 4, yielding MESQSLPCHGGQDSHVLHVENVLIQKGPRRKREFIPEEKKDGLYWEKRRKNNEAAKRSREKRRMNDYMLETHLMTLKEENTRLNAELMAIKVHFGLLNPAAYTAHQSNQLQPHVPSSTQPITGISAHHPSLQRDYYWRGRDPSVASGHHLHHPVFIPAYALHTMRGYSFPNSSSSTSSGLLTPLVLPQNFLPMHSSHPGAPLLKPIATRAVSDEEEEQQVPGILSLSCSAPPHKITSRGDKTYTPPRQYMSD
- the si:dkey-172o19.2 gene encoding uncharacterized protein si:dkey-172o19.2, translating into MTELQQTLSQLIVSSRSSHRCHHFSQSSAMSTPRSPDGPGATTPCQPSSSVESSAYVELDPDPGLLLPVSRSPLLSRRLLRLRTCSSHVSTVTRRRREMVPADKKDNIYWDKRRKNNEAAKRSREKRRLNDLMLESQLLALSEENTQLRAQVLSLQYHSSLSAEKSKPAASTLSLSPRPAASLQAGLWGNSRSNPAHVRQQETGSHPFESKVSCFRGVGNGFDPQSPHGGLLPGKCATQQGVFPLSVPGRVLSPRAGLEGGRSAEAEMDTQRQVSSSDDIPNSIDSPSHPTPYIQAFLPSPGSLHQASALSYPPQNWLVPHLNHTALCNNLLLPWRSSYLAPPAVYPGLPLYVQERQGQGLGMEADIQRAFKSPFGSAPAGLSPLRMHLSPDGR